From one Xiphophorus hellerii strain 12219 chromosome 18, Xiphophorus_hellerii-4.1, whole genome shotgun sequence genomic stretch:
- the LOC116737245 gene encoding endonuclease domain-containing 1 protein, which translates to MQTLAALCALLSLLFSAHADVVERFEYVPECMTYFYKGKVPEWGASIPGAARLCQRFVNRFHFATLYDTNHRIAVYSAYQFEPSSGGGRENRWFVEPQLVNDGWQAEMKDGYWLGQDYPGIYLGEKQALNEDYTNSGFDRGHLNPNGHHPVPSRNATFTLTNVCPQNPKMNQDAWRIHESDLTTLFLEKCSKAYVLVGTVPSADNWIVKNNVKRVNIPDYVWNAYCCVDNNDQPIQSGAGTARNTEENYVVKRSLDELGAFLQQFSNEPVGELFYNNCRA; encoded by the exons ATGCAAACTTTGGCAGCTTTGTGCGCTCTTTTGTCACTCCTCTTTTCTGCTCATGCAGATGTTGTGGAGCGTTTTGAG TATGTGCCAGAATGCATGACTTACTTTTATAAGGGAAAGGTGCCAGAATGGGGAGCGTCCATCCCAGGCGCTGCCCGTCTGTGTCAGCGCTTCGTCAACAG gtttcattttgccacACTGTATGACACCAACCATCGCATTGCTGTCTATTCTGCGTATCAGTTTGAGCCCAGCAGTGGAGGTGGCAGGGAGAACAGGTGGTTTGTGGAGCCTCAG CTGGTGAATGACGGCTGGCAAGCTGAGATGAAGGATGGATACTGGCTGGGGCAGGACTACCCCGGCATCTACCTCGGAGAGAAACAAGCTCTGAACGAGGACTACACAAACTCTGGCTTTGACCGTGGTCACCTCAACCCTAACGGACACCATCCAG TGCCCAGTCGTAATGCCACGTTCACCCTGACCAACGTATGTCCCCAGAACCCCAAAATGAATCAAGATGCCTGGAGGATCCATGAGTCTGACCTCACCACTCTTTTCCTTGAAAAGTGCTCAAAGGCCTACGTCCTGGTTGGTACTGTGCCTTCAGCAGACAACTGGATTGTCAAAAACAATGTGAAGCGCGTCAACATCCCAGACTACGTGTGGAATGCCTACTGCTGCGTGGACAACAACGACCAGCCCATTCAGAGTGGCGCTGGTACAGCAAGAAACACAGAAGAGAACTATGTTGTAAAACGTTCACTGGATGAACTGGGTGCCTTCCTGCAGCAGTTTTCCAATGAACCAGTGGGGGAGCTGTTTTACAACAACTGCAGAGCATAA